One part of the Gemmatimonadaceae bacterium genome encodes these proteins:
- a CDS encoding peptidylprolyl isomerase, translated as MTNIAWRRRTWRRLGATALVATAIACAGRTAGSQASPRVRIDTDAGPIIVEVYTTRAPVTAANFLRYVTERRYDGGAFYRVVTMQNQPTSPVKIEVIQGGLDTDSTKRLPAIAHETNDKTGIRHEDGTISMARGTPGSASSEFFFCIGAQPELDFGGKRNPDGQGFAAFGKVVQGMDVVRRIQQMPADSAPPQRLRNVVRIRSIRAM; from the coding sequence ATGACCAACATCGCATGGCGCCGCCGCACGTGGCGGCGCCTCGGGGCGACTGCCCTGGTTGCAACGGCCATCGCGTGTGCGGGACGAACGGCCGGGTCGCAGGCGTCACCGCGCGTGCGCATCGACACCGATGCCGGGCCGATCATCGTGGAGGTCTATACGACCAGAGCGCCGGTGACCGCCGCGAACTTCCTGCGCTACGTGACCGAGCGGCGCTATGACGGCGGGGCGTTCTATCGGGTCGTCACCATGCAGAACCAGCCCACCAGCCCGGTCAAGATCGAGGTCATCCAGGGTGGGTTGGACACCGATAGTACCAAACGCCTCCCCGCCATCGCGCACGAGACCAACGACAAGACCGGGATCAGGCACGAAGACGGCACGATCAGCATGGCGCGCGGGACACCCGGCAGTGCGTCGAGCGAGTTCTTCTTCTGCATCGGCGCACAGCCCGAGCTGGACTTTGGCGGCAAGCGCAACCCTGACGGCCAGGGCTTTGCGGCCTTCGGCAAGGTCGTACAGGGGATGGACGTCGTGCGTCGCATCCAGCAGATGCCGGCCGATTCGGCACCGCCACAGCG